From Rhodothermales bacterium, a single genomic window includes:
- a CDS encoding DNA double-strand break repair nuclease NurA, translating to MLDLHAVQQQLREFYRYQSEAERERAGKLDRALAALRACEPVWDRLADAVDGRPTSRLHARPLESPGTPHDPKPRPAEVTVVATDGSQIFPDRHVEPTCFLLNIGRIAFQYGTLEPPLMDASPHVKYRARDIETIAGDGYDTATEAVVSALRDELELTDLLATATASRVDGRPIVALSDGTLIRWMLRSLRDRALEDRLLRAYTDTLEGFRAAGIPVCSYISLPGNAELINTLGVYLHLFEQEPDALGLDGLVDHWLLSRHLRPGQRSALFATQSHIQKDYPKAEQIVFFYFRTDAPAGASEIARVELPHWVSEQPGALDLIHSVVLDECRKGRGYPMILSEAHEQAVVRGADRVLFFEMLETLMVREGHPAMGSMKRASKQRPLI from the coding sequence ATGTTGGATCTACACGCCGTACAGCAGCAGCTGCGCGAGTTTTACCGGTATCAGTCCGAAGCAGAGCGAGAACGCGCCGGCAAGCTCGATCGCGCCCTCGCCGCGCTCCGCGCCTGCGAGCCGGTATGGGATCGGCTGGCGGACGCCGTCGACGGCCGGCCGACTTCGCGGCTGCACGCCCGGCCGCTCGAATCGCCCGGTACACCGCACGATCCGAAGCCGCGCCCGGCGGAAGTCACCGTCGTGGCGACCGACGGATCGCAGATCTTTCCGGACCGGCACGTCGAGCCGACCTGTTTCCTCCTCAACATCGGCCGGATCGCCTTCCAGTACGGCACCCTGGAGCCGCCCCTGATGGATGCGAGCCCGCACGTCAAATACCGGGCGCGGGACATCGAGACGATCGCCGGCGACGGCTACGACACCGCCACGGAGGCGGTCGTGTCGGCGCTGCGGGACGAGCTGGAGCTGACGGACTTGCTGGCGACGGCGACGGCGTCGCGGGTCGACGGCCGGCCGATCGTCGCGTTGTCGGACGGCACGCTGATACGCTGGATGCTGCGCAGCCTCCGTGATCGGGCGCTCGAGGATCGGCTGCTGCGCGCCTACACCGATACGCTGGAGGGGTTTCGCGCGGCCGGCATCCCCGTTTGCTCCTACATCAGCCTGCCCGGCAACGCCGAACTGATCAATACCCTCGGTGTTTATCTGCACCTGTTTGAGCAGGAGCCCGATGCGCTGGGGCTCGATGGGCTGGTCGATCACTGGCTGCTCAGCCGGCATCTGAGGCCCGGGCAGCGCTCGGCGCTGTTCGCCACCCAGTCCCACATCCAGAAGGATTACCCCAAAGCCGAGCAGATCGTGTTCTTTTATTTCAGGACGGATGCGCCGGCCGGCGCATCCGAGATCGCCCGCGTCGAATTGCCGCACTGGGTGAGCGAGCAGCCCGGCGCGCTCGACCTGATCCATAGCGTGGTGCTCGACGAGTGCCGCAAGGGGCGGGGATATCCCATGATCCTGTCGGAGGCGCATGAACAGGCCGTCGTGCGCGGGGCCGACCGGGTCTTGTTTTTCGAGATGCTGGAAACGCTGATGGTCCGCGAGGGGCATCCGGCGATGGGCTCGATGAAACGGGCGAGCAAACAGCGGCCCCTGATCTGA